One Thiocapsa sp. genomic window carries:
- a CDS encoding alpha/beta fold hydrolase, with the protein MASTHSCCKSPYLQLALPLLCLMISTQTTRATEELGLITTDYFLSHESKEPFYREQNLDPNVVLHVREVVAAGTERTAGKDNRVLLFLHGGTFPGYVAFDLDYENVSMMRHFAKLGWDTFALDLEGYGQSTRPPIMDEPERYPNSKAPIGLDVTLANVGRTVDFIRDLRGADKVHLLGWSIAAMAEAPLYAIQQPDKVAKLILYAGNYLGKGKTAEERRQEDTKREAEKNRYGTPGDLQRWVKLGTKEEYLIPGAFDAYVQAHLASDPKSAELGGRVRAPWGRFIGWPEPHFDAASIKVPTLVIRGESDTLASRADNQQLLQDLGSTVKQYVEIDQAGHMIQFEKNNTAFYQAIAEFLEPTK; encoded by the coding sequence ATGGCGAGCACCCACTCCTGCTGCAAGTCACCCTATTTGCAACTGGCTCTACCCTTATTGTGCCTGATGATCAGCACTCAGACCACCCGGGCGACAGAAGAACTTGGCCTGATCACGACAGACTACTTCCTCAGCCACGAGAGCAAAGAGCCCTTCTATCGGGAGCAGAATCTTGACCCAAACGTGGTCCTGCATGTGCGGGAGGTCGTCGCGGCCGGAACCGAACGGACGGCGGGCAAGGACAACAGAGTCTTGCTCTTTCTCCACGGAGGGACTTTTCCCGGCTACGTCGCCTTCGACTTGGACTATGAAAACGTTTCCATGATGCGGCACTTCGCGAAGCTCGGATGGGATACCTTCGCGTTGGATCTGGAAGGTTATGGGCAATCGACTCGGCCACCGATCATGGATGAACCTGAGCGCTACCCGAACAGCAAGGCGCCCATCGGCCTGGACGTCACGCTCGCCAATGTCGGACGCACCGTCGATTTCATTCGCGATCTACGCGGCGCCGACAAGGTGCATCTGCTGGGGTGGTCGATTGCGGCGATGGCGGAGGCGCCGCTCTATGCCATTCAGCAGCCCGACAAAGTGGCCAAGCTGATTCTGTACGCCGGCAACTACCTAGGCAAAGGCAAGACCGCGGAGGAGCGCCGGCAAGAGGACACCAAGCGCGAAGCCGAAAAGAATCGCTACGGTACCCCCGGCGACCTGCAACGCTGGGTCAAGTTGGGCACCAAGGAAGAGTACCTGATCCCCGGGGCTTTCGATGCGTATGTCCAGGCCCATCTGGCGTCCGATCCAAAATCTGCTGAGCTCGGCGGGCGGGTCCGCGCCCCCTGGGGGCGATTCATCGGTTGGCCGGAACCGCATTTTGACGCTGCCAGCATCAAGGTGCCGACACTGGTGATTCGCGGCGAGTCGGACACGCTGGCCAGCCGCGCTGATAACCAACAACTCCTGCAGGACCTCGGCAGCACGGTGAAACAGTACGTCGAGATCGACCAGGCCGGCCACATGATCCAATTCGAGAAGAACAATACGGCGTTCTATCAGGCCATCGCCGAGTTTCTGGAACCGACTAAGTGA
- a CDS encoding winged helix-turn-helix domain-containing protein — protein sequence MIRPEIPAAESSSTSFQVGDWLVDPAAGLIAKGGRAVKLEPKVMEVLSYLALRQGELVTREDLERDVWKGAVVGYDSITAAVIKLRKALTDDARQPRYIATIPKRGYRLIAAVRERVAEVGAESTARARGSASGPTASSASLSRWLLGALVLMLLIGLVVLSYQDKHAQDGNASTSSTPPSIVVLPFTNLTGDPDQASFVDGMTDDMITDLSRLSGLQVIAANTSFTYKDKQVQPQELKAELRVDFVLDGSVRRRGDVMRINARLVDAGTGFQKWAASFDRPTSQVFEVQDEVTDRIVEALALRISDQEKERLAQRSTDNLKAYDAFLEGQALSKLGTIESNRQAQRAYMRAIELDPGYGRAYGALAFTMAVAFRRGWTDTPLETMARALDLAKRGVALDDSIPQTHWALGYVYLMRKELEQAESAAMRSIAVAPNYADGYGLLALINNNLGRPEKAIEQINKGVQLNPYYTWDYPYNLGRAYYTLGRYEEAIAALEKALERNENAAPIKLFLIASYMRAGREGDAEWQAEELQMVNPEETISHTDKAIPIADPELKQAFLDDLRAAGLPD from the coding sequence ATGATTAGACCCGAAATCCCAGCAGCCGAATCAAGCTCCACGTCATTTCAAGTTGGTGACTGGCTGGTCGACCCCGCAGCGGGACTGATTGCCAAGGGCGGACGCGCAGTCAAGCTCGAGCCGAAGGTCATGGAGGTTCTGAGCTACCTGGCCCTCCGGCAGGGGGAGTTGGTCACACGGGAGGACCTGGAGCGTGATGTCTGGAAGGGTGCGGTGGTCGGGTATGACTCGATCACGGCCGCGGTGATCAAACTCCGGAAGGCGCTGACAGACGACGCGCGGCAGCCACGCTATATCGCCACCATTCCCAAGCGGGGCTACCGCCTGATCGCAGCGGTGCGAGAGCGTGTCGCAGAGGTCGGGGCTGAGAGCACCGCTAGGGCCAGGGGTTCCGCTTCTGGACCAACGGCATCAAGCGCCAGCCTATCGAGATGGTTGCTGGGGGCACTTGTACTGATGCTGCTAATCGGTCTGGTCGTACTGTCCTATCAAGACAAGCACGCACAAGACGGCAACGCCTCAACATCATCAACACCGCCGTCGATCGTGGTGCTTCCGTTTACGAACCTCACCGGCGATCCCGATCAGGCGTCTTTTGTCGACGGGATGACGGATGACATGATCACAGACCTCTCCAGACTCTCCGGGCTGCAGGTCATCGCCGCCAATACGTCATTTACATACAAGGACAAGCAGGTCCAACCGCAGGAGCTGAAAGCGGAGCTGAGAGTGGATTTCGTCCTGGATGGCAGTGTCCGACGACGGGGCGACGTGATGAGGATCAACGCACGGCTCGTCGATGCCGGGACCGGATTTCAGAAGTGGGCCGCGAGCTTTGATCGGCCGACCAGCCAGGTATTCGAGGTTCAGGATGAAGTGACCGATCGCATCGTGGAGGCACTCGCGCTGCGGATTTCGGACCAGGAGAAAGAACGCTTGGCTCAACGCAGCACCGACAACCTCAAGGCCTACGATGCCTTTCTGGAGGGACAAGCCCTATCCAAGCTCGGCACGATCGAGTCCAACCGGCAGGCGCAGCGTGCCTATATGCGCGCCATCGAGCTCGATCCCGGCTACGGGCGGGCCTATGGCGCCCTGGCGTTCACGATGGCGGTCGCCTTCCGCCGGGGATGGACAGACACCCCGCTTGAGACCATGGCTCGCGCACTGGATCTGGCCAAACGGGGTGTCGCACTGGACGACTCGATCCCACAGACGCATTGGGCACTCGGCTATGTCTATTTGATGCGCAAGGAGCTCGAGCAGGCAGAGTCGGCGGCGATGCGATCGATTGCTGTCGCACCGAACTATGCGGACGGCTACGGGTTGCTTGCGCTCATCAACAACAATCTCGGACGTCCGGAAAAGGCGATTGAGCAGATCAACAAAGGTGTCCAGCTCAATCCCTACTACACCTGGGACTATCCCTACAATCTCGGGCGCGCCTACTATACGTTGGGCCGTTACGAGGAGGCGATTGCGGCGTTGGAGAAGGCCCTGGAACGCAACGAGAACGCAGCCCCCATCAAGTTGTTTCTCATCGCCAGCTATATGCGCGCGGGCCGCGAAGGCGATGCCGAGTGGCAGGCGGAAGAGCTTCAAATGGTCAATCCGGAAGAGACGATTTCGCATACTGACAAGGCGATTCCGATTGCCGACCCGGAACTCAAGCAGGCATTCCTGGACGATCTGCGTGCGGCAGGGCTGCCCGACTAG
- a CDS encoding AAA family ATPase: protein MITRIDATNYRCFEQLGVPLSDFCVIAGANGSGKTTLLDIPVLLGDLLRSRNVAGAFMERLLGRGARAASLDEIPFRAQRKSFSIGIEARLPDDVKQQLVVASTAAVQRDESKWPTHIRYEIRLESEEEQQLIVQSEYLFVFPYDRAYEAGRLPMQGENANNKGWRFILKRELSWEDVSEATLRPEKKGGRDRDSQVDRTVLALPRLQYESESEFAAGRWLLDLLLDGVLFFDPMWGELRQASPPGLPKKLMGSGENLPWLALRLQQTDPERFAAWVAHVRTALPQITGISLREREEDHHAYFRVQYEGGYEVTSSGLSEGTLRIFALTLVAYLDDIPPLLVIEEPENSIHPQAIDTIMQSLRSLYDQQVWVSTHSPVVLADAQVAELVITRLDRSGDATVIPGGEHPRLAHWKGAIDLGSLFATGVFE from the coding sequence ATGATCACCCGTATCGACGCCACCAACTATCGGTGCTTCGAGCAGCTCGGCGTCCCGCTATCCGACTTCTGTGTCATCGCCGGAGCCAACGGCTCGGGCAAGACGACGCTACTCGACATCCCGGTGCTTCTCGGCGACTTGCTCCGCAGCCGCAATGTAGCCGGCGCCTTCATGGAACGTCTGCTCGGTCGCGGCGCCCGGGCGGCCTCGCTCGACGAGATCCCGTTCCGCGCTCAACGCAAGAGCTTCTCTATCGGGATCGAGGCGCGGCTGCCTGACGACGTGAAGCAACAGCTCGTCGTTGCCTCAACCGCCGCGGTGCAACGCGATGAGTCGAAGTGGCCGACTCACATCCGTTATGAGATCCGCCTGGAATCAGAGGAAGAGCAGCAGCTCATCGTTCAGAGCGAATACCTGTTCGTCTTCCCGTACGACCGAGCCTATGAGGCGGGACGCCTGCCCATGCAGGGAGAGAACGCGAACAACAAGGGCTGGCGGTTCATTCTGAAGCGCGAGCTCAGCTGGGAGGATGTGTCAGAGGCCACGTTGAGGCCGGAGAAAAAGGGTGGCAGGGATCGCGACTCACAGGTCGATCGCACGGTGCTTGCCCTGCCCCGCCTCCAGTACGAATCCGAATCCGAGTTTGCGGCCGGTCGCTGGCTCCTCGACCTGCTTCTCGACGGTGTCCTCTTCTTCGACCCCATGTGGGGCGAGCTGCGCCAGGCAAGCCCGCCCGGGCTACCGAAGAAGCTCATGGGTTCAGGTGAGAACCTCCCTTGGCTCGCGCTGCGTCTGCAGCAAACCGACCCGGAGCGCTTCGCCGCATGGGTCGCGCACGTGCGCACCGCATTGCCCCAGATCACGGGAATTTCCCTGCGCGAGCGTGAAGAGGACCACCACGCCTATTTTCGGGTGCAGTACGAAGGGGGCTACGAGGTCACGTCCTCCGGACTGTCGGAGGGTACGCTGCGGATCTTCGCGCTCACTCTGGTCGCCTATCTCGACGACATACCGCCGCTGCTGGTCATCGAGGAGCCCGAGAACAGCATCCATCCGCAGGCGATCGACACCATCATGCAGTCGCTTCGGTCGCTCTACGACCAACAGGTCTGGGTCTCGACCCACTCCCCGGTCGTGCTCGCGGATGCGCAGGTCGCGGAGCTGGTCATCACGCGGCTGGATCGGTCAGGGGACGCGACGGTCATTCCCGGCGGCGAGCACCCCCGCCTTGCCCATTGGAAGGGTGCAATCGATCTCGGCAGCCTCTTTGCCACCGGGGTCTTCGAATGA
- a CDS encoding N-6 DNA methylase encodes MSDLEVEEIDLADDEVTSLEEGQLLDYITDKPVKDTPKEQVRQRIARALFHEYGISVEDMVPDFQMKIDGRNKKIDIAIFEPGADKTPENLRRVVICDKEPKTGSRGAYKMRDHKQAEKEFGLLYAAMSQEETEECRWGLWTNGIDFFFFEKERARFDTKFHPRGDWPMADGTLGSRTVASLAQLRRADRDMLLTAFRRCHNYIHGNEGMPKDAAFWQFLYLIFAKLHDERRPRDQPPRFWAGMFEKQVNGKRQLVDEQFDPEGQAAIRERVTRLVDEVAEKYKYTLFKDNPPRITLSDRALGFIVGELAKYDLGRTALDAKGAAYQELVKHNIRGDRGQYFTPRGPVDLMVAMLDPQPDERVMDPACGTGGFLVSTLKHLDAKLRAASNIAMDDESTDEFLSVQEELRAFVEHNLFGADFDPFLVRAAQMNVLMASNGQARVFNMNSLEFPAGHLQGVKEATGKADLVTMDVVMTNPPFGSNIPITDPNILKHFELAHIWERTEDGGFRNTGRLQGSVAPEVLFIERCIDWLRPGGRTGIVLPDGILGNPGDEYIRWWLLRHCWMLASIDLPVEVFIVEANVNILTSLLFLKKKTDEEVRAEDLGQSIDYPVFMAVAEKVGFDRRGNTLYKRGPDGEELVEEVEHRERVRVGGQSVIRVLRRKEKTLDNDLPYQKQDGTFVPGPILEAYRAFRANHAEPGA; translated from the coding sequence ATGAGTGACCTCGAAGTGGAAGAGATCGACCTGGCCGACGACGAGGTCACATCCCTCGAGGAGGGCCAGCTCCTCGACTACATCACTGACAAGCCCGTCAAGGACACCCCCAAGGAGCAGGTGCGTCAGCGCATCGCTCGGGCATTGTTCCACGAGTACGGGATCTCCGTGGAGGACATGGTCCCCGATTTCCAGATGAAGATCGACGGGCGCAATAAGAAGATCGACATCGCGATCTTCGAGCCGGGCGCCGACAAGACCCCGGAGAACCTCCGCCGCGTCGTCATCTGCGACAAGGAGCCTAAGACCGGGTCCAGGGGCGCGTACAAAATGCGCGACCACAAGCAGGCCGAAAAGGAATTCGGGCTCCTCTATGCTGCGATGAGCCAAGAGGAGACCGAGGAGTGCCGGTGGGGACTCTGGACCAACGGAATCGACTTTTTCTTCTTCGAGAAGGAGAGGGCGCGCTTCGACACCAAGTTCCACCCGCGCGGCGACTGGCCCATGGCCGACGGCACACTCGGCAGCCGCACGGTCGCATCACTGGCGCAGCTGCGTCGAGCCGACCGCGACATGCTGCTGACGGCCTTCCGCCGCTGCCACAATTACATCCACGGTAACGAGGGCATGCCGAAGGACGCTGCCTTCTGGCAGTTCCTCTATCTCATCTTCGCCAAGCTCCACGACGAGCGCCGCCCAAGGGACCAGCCCCCCCGCTTCTGGGCCGGCATGTTCGAAAAGCAGGTCAACGGCAAGCGACAGCTGGTCGACGAGCAGTTTGACCCCGAGGGGCAGGCCGCCATTCGCGAGCGTGTCACCCGGCTCGTCGATGAGGTCGCCGAGAAATACAAATACACCCTCTTCAAGGACAACCCGCCCCGCATCACCCTGTCCGACCGGGCGCTGGGCTTCATCGTGGGCGAGCTCGCGAAGTACGACCTTGGCCGGACCGCGCTCGACGCCAAAGGCGCCGCCTACCAGGAGCTGGTCAAACACAACATCCGCGGCGACCGCGGCCAGTATTTCACGCCGCGGGGGCCGGTCGATCTCATGGTCGCCATGCTCGACCCGCAGCCCGACGAACGCGTAATGGACCCGGCCTGCGGCACCGGCGGCTTTCTCGTGTCGACTTTGAAACACCTCGACGCCAAGCTGCGCGCGGCGTCCAACATCGCGATGGACGATGAGTCGACAGACGAGTTCCTGTCGGTGCAAGAGGAGCTGCGTGCGTTCGTCGAGCACAACCTCTTCGGCGCCGACTTCGACCCCTTCCTGGTGCGCGCCGCGCAGATGAACGTGCTGATGGCCAGCAACGGCCAAGCCCGCGTGTTCAACATGAACTCCCTCGAGTTCCCGGCTGGTCACCTGCAAGGGGTCAAAGAGGCGACTGGCAAGGCAGACCTCGTCACCATGGACGTGGTGATGACCAACCCGCCCTTCGGGTCGAACATCCCCATCACCGATCCGAACATCCTCAAGCACTTCGAGCTCGCGCACATCTGGGAGCGCACCGAAGACGGCGGCTTCCGCAACACCGGACGCCTCCAGGGCAGCGTCGCGCCGGAGGTGCTCTTCATCGAGCGTTGCATCGACTGGCTCAGACCTGGCGGGCGCACCGGCATCGTCCTGCCCGACGGTATCCTGGGCAACCCCGGCGACGAATACATCCGCTGGTGGCTCCTGCGCCACTGCTGGATGCTCGCCAGCATCGACCTGCCAGTCGAGGTGTTCATCGTCGAAGCGAACGTGAACATCCTGACCAGCCTGCTCTTCCTCAAGAAAAAGACCGACGAGGAGGTGCGTGCCGAGGACCTGGGCCAGAGCATCGATTACCCCGTCTTCATGGCGGTCGCCGAGAAGGTTGGCTTCGACCGACGCGGCAATACGCTCTACAAACGCGGCCCCGACGGCGAGGAGCTTGTCGAAGAGGTCGAGCACCGCGAGCGCGTGCGCGTGGGGGGGCAGTCCGTAATCCGGGTGTTGCGCCGCAAGGAGAAGACCCTCGACAACGACCTGCCTTACCAGAAGCAGGATGGAACGTTCGTGCCGGGTCCCATCCTGGAAGCCTATCGGGCGTTCCGAGCGAACCACGCGGAGCCAGGCGCATGA
- a CDS encoding helix-turn-helix domain-containing protein, which produces MEDRWRSVDEIAEYLGVSKDTVYAWVTQKGMPGHKVGRFWKFKREDVDAWIRDGGAASRSDEDLKEKSDDE; this is translated from the coding sequence TTGGAAGACCGCTGGCGCTCAGTCGACGAGATCGCGGAATACCTGGGTGTCTCCAAGGATACGGTGTACGCCTGGGTGACACAGAAGGGGATGCCCGGGCACAAGGTGGGGCGGTTCTGGAAGTTCAAACGAGAAGACGTTGACGCCTGGATTCGCGACGGTGGAGCAGCCAGTCGTTCCGACGAGGACCTGAAGGAGAAGTCCGACGATGAGTGA
- a CDS encoding toll/interleukin-1 receptor domain-containing protein, with amino-acid sequence MASVFLSYAHEDEGLRDQLEKHLSPLKREGVIETWHDRRIGPGDAFADEIDAALETSDIVLLLVSADFLASDYCHDIEMRRALERHQQGLTRVIPVILRPCDWQSAALGYLNAVPKDGNPMTQHQSLDEGFVDVALAIRRAAQRPTSPVGVGTTSKPVSPATSELRPSRSSNLRIPRTFTDRDRDHFFDEGVQYIADFLLIEPLRIT; translated from the coding sequence ATGGCGAGCGTGTTCTTGTCCTATGCGCACGAAGACGAGGGTCTGCGGGATCAGCTCGAAAAGCACCTGTCGCCGCTGAAGCGCGAGGGTGTGATCGAGACGTGGCACGACCGCCGGATCGGGCCAGGCGACGCGTTCGCCGACGAGATCGACGCTGCCCTGGAGACATCCGACATCGTGCTGCTTCTGGTCAGCGCCGATTTCCTCGCCTCCGACTACTGCCATGACATCGAGATGCGCCGGGCCCTTGAGCGCCATCAGCAGGGCTTGACCCGGGTCATCCCGGTCATCCTCCGACCGTGCGACTGGCAGTCCGCCGCGTTGGGTTACCTCAACGCGGTGCCGAAGGACGGCAATCCGATGACACAGCACCAGTCATTGGACGAAGGTTTCGTCGACGTCGCGCTGGCAATCCGAAGGGCAGCACAGCGACCGACCAGTCCGGTCGGTGTCGGCACGACCTCGAAACCGGTATCCCCAGCGACCAGCGAGCTACGGCCGAGCCGCTCGAGCAACCTCCGTATCCCAAGGACCTTCACGGACCGGGACCGGGATCACTTCTTCGACGAGGGAGTTCAGTATATTGCGGACTTCTTGCTGATCGAGCCGCTGCGAATTACTTGA